DNA from Kitasatospora acidiphila:
GTCTTCGCCGACGACCCGACCGCCCCGCTGCACCGCGAGGCCCGGGACCAGGTGCTGCGGATACTCACCAGCGCGGCCCGCTCCCACCGCCTCACCCTGGTCCTGGCCACTCACGATCCGGAGCTGGCCAAGTACGCGGACCGCTCGGTGGCCCTGGTCGACGGCCGCACCCCGGCCCGGCCACGCCGGTCCAACGCCCGGCCGCCACGCCCGCCATCGTTTCGCACTGATCGCTTCACACTGAGGACGCCGGTGTTCTACTTCCGCCTGGTCAGGGGCTACCGGTTGGTCGACCTCGGCCGCCTGCTGCTCACCGCCGCGGCCGCCGCCCTGGTCGCCGGCTTCCTGCTGCGCGCGCTCGGCCGGGCCCTCAGCGACCCGCCCGGCGCGCACCCGGCCATCGAACGGCTGCTCTGGTGCCTGCCCGCGCTGGCCGCGGTCGGCTGGTTCGCGGCGATCGCGGCCCGCGCCCTGCCCGTCCAGCGGCCCGAGCGGACGGCCGGGCTGGCCGCGGCCGGTGCCGGGCCGACCCGGTTGCGGCTGCTGATCGCCGGCGAGCTCGCCCTGGCCTGCGCGCTGGGTGCGGTGGTCACCCTGCTGGTCTTCCTGGTGCTGCGCAATGAGATCGCCGGTCCCTCGCTCGCGCCCGAGCTCGGCATGGGCGTCCCGCTGCCGACGGCCGCGCCGATCGCCCTGGTCACCGTGCTTCCCCTGGTCGGCGGGCTCGCGGCGGCCGTCGCCGTACCGGCGACCCAACCGCTGACGGACCGCCAGGAGCCGCTGCAGGCCCACCGCTTCGGGCTGCTCAGGATCATCGCCGCCGCCCTGCTGACGGTCGGCGGCACCCTCACCGAGCTCTACGCGCTGCGCCCGGCCGCCGCCGACGACCCGCGCCCGCTGCGGCTGCCCGCCGGCCTCGGCCACACCAGTGCCGTGCTGTTGGGCGCCTGGGCCACCGCCGTCCTCGGCGCGGCGCTGCTCACCGGACCGCTACTGGCCGGGTTCGGCCGGCTGCTGGCCCTCGGCCGGCCCACCCCGCGGCGGCTGCTGGCCGGGCGCGGGCTGACCGGCATCGCCCGCCGGCTCAGCGCCCCGCTGGCGGTGCTGGCGTTCACCGTGGCCGTGGTGCTGACCTCGGTGCGGCACTGGGTGGCCCCGGGCGCCGCCGGGACCGGGCCGCTGCCGGCCGCCGAGGCGCTGCTGCTCACCGGGTGCACGGTGGCGGCGGTGCTGGCCCGGCTCGCCGAGATCCGGGCCGCCCGACGCGGGGTGGTCGGCACCCTGCTGCGCCTGGGCGGCTCGCCGCGGCTGCTGTTCAGTGCGGCCCTGCTGCGCTGGTCGGTGGCCGGCCTGGTGCTGCTGGCCACCGGCGGGCTGACGGCGGCGCTGGGCGCCGGGATGCTCAGCCGATAGTCCGGCCGGCTGCTCAGCCGGCGACTTCTCAGCCCGCCGCCGCTCAGCCGGCCGCTACTCAGCCCGCTGCTTTCTCAGCCCGCCGCGGCGAGCTGACCGCAGGCGCCGTCGATCTCCTGACCGCGAGTGTCACGCACCGTGGTCGGCACCCCGTGCGACTCCAGCCTGCGGACGAACTCGCGCTCGTCCTCCGGGCGGGAGGCGGTCCACTTGGAACCGGGGGTCGGGTTGAGCGGGATCAGGTTGACGTGCACCCGGTGGTTCTTGATCAGCCGGCCGAGCAGGTCGGCCCGCCACGCCTGGTCGTTGATGTCCTTGATCAGGGCGTACTCGATGGACACCCGGCGACCGGACTTCTCCGCGTAGTACCAGGCCGCCTCCAGCACCTCGGAGACCTTCCAGCGGGTGTTCACCGGGACCAGTTCGTCGCGCAGCTCGTCGTCCGGCGCGTGCAGCGAGAGCGCGAGGCGGCAGCTCAGGCCCTCGTCGGCGAACTTGTGCATGGCCGGCACCAGGCCGACGGTCGAAACCGTGATGCCGCGCTGCGAGAGGCCGAAGCCGTCCGGCGCGGGATCGGTGAGCCGACGGATCGCGGCCAGCACCCGGTTGTAGTTGGCCAGCGGCTCGCCCATGCCCATGAAGACCACGTTGGACAGCCGAGCTTCGCCACCCGGGATGTCGCCGCTCTTGAGCGCCCGCATCCCGGACGCGATCTGCTCCACGATCTCGGCGGTGGACAGGTTGCGGGTCAGGCCGGCCTGCCCGGTGGCGCAGAACGGGCAGTTCATGCCGCAGCCGGCCTGCGAGCTGATGCACATCGTCACCCGGTCCGGGTAGCGCATCAGCACCGACTCGACCAGGGTGCCGTCGAAGAGCTTCCAGAGCGTCTTGCGGGTGGCGTCGTTGTCGCAGCTGACGTGCCGGACCACCGACATCAGCTCGGGCAGCAGCTGCTCGGTCAGCTTGGCACGGCTGGCCGCCGGGATGTCCGTCCAGCCCGCCGGGTCGTTCGAGAGCCGGCCGAAGTAGTGGTTGGCCAGCTGCTTGGCGCGGAACGGCTGCTCGCCCAGGTCGGCGACGGCCGCCTTGCGCTCGGCGGGGCTGAGGTCGGCGAGGTGTCGCGGGGGCTTGGCGCCGCGCGGCGCGACAAACGTGAGTTCTCCGGGTGCAGGCATGGTCCGTCCAGTGTCGCAGATGCGCGAAGGGTCCCGGACGGCGTGCCGTCCGGGACCCTCTTCCGCGCTGTCGTTCTCGGAACTCAGCCGCCGACGAAGGCGGTCAGCAGCAGCCAGACCACCGGGGCGGTCGGCAGCAGCGAGTCCAGCCGGTCCATGATCCCGCCGTGGCCGGGCAGCAGCGTGCCCATGTCCTTGATGCCCAGATCGCGCTTGATCATCGATTCGGCCAGGTCGCCGATGGTGGCGATCACCGCCGCGCAGCCGCCCAGGATCAGGCCCTGCCACCAGTGGCCGCCGTCGATCAGCCAGGACATCAGCAGCGCTCCGGCCAGCATCGAGAGCCCGATGCCGCCGGCCAGGCCCTCGCGAGTCTTGCCGGGGCTGATCGTCGGCGCCAGCTTGGTCCGGCCGAACTTGTACCCCACCGCGTACGCCCCGGTGTCACTGCAGATGGTGACCACCAGGAAGAGCACGATCCGCTGCGGCCCGTCGTGGGCGGAGAGCATCACGGCCACGAAGGACGCCAGGAACGGGACGTAGAAGGCCGTGAAGACGCCGGCCGTTATGTCCCGCAGGTAGTCCTCCGGCGGCCGGCTCATCCGCCAGATCATCAGTGCCAGTGCGGTCAGCGCCAACGACGCGGCGGCACCCTGCAGACCGATCCAGTAGGCGCTGGTCAGCATCGCCAGGCCGCCGAGCAGCAGCGGGGGCAGCGGAACCTCGATGCCCTTGCGCTCGGCCAGCCGGCTGGTCAGCTCCTTGACCCCGACCGAGGCCGCCGCCACCACGACGATCAGGAACAGCACCTTGACCACGAAGAGCGAGATGATGATCACCACGCCAAGGCTGAGCCCCACCCCTATCGCCGCGGGGAGGTTGCGGCCGCCCCGCTGCTTGGGGGGCTGCTGCGGCTCGGACTGGGCCACCTGACTCTCCTGCGCTCGGGGTCGGGCCCCCGCCGGACCGGCCGACCGCTCGGGGGCGGCCTGCGGCGAGGCGGGGGTCTGCGGGGTTGCGCCCCTGGAGCCTGGGGCGTGCGGGGCGTCGTTCATCAGACTTCGAGAAGCTCGGATTCCTTGTGCTTGAGCAGCTCGTCGATGGCCGCCACGTACTTCGCGGTGAGGTCGTCGAGCTCCTTCTCGGCGCGGCGCACCTCGTCCTCGCCGGCTTCCTTGTCCTTGACAAGCTTGTCCAGCGAGTCCTTGGCCTTGCGGCGGATCGCGCGCATCGAGACCTTGGCGTCCTCGCCCTTGCCCCGCGCCTGCTTGATGTACTCCTTGCGGCGCTCCTCGGTCAGCTGCGGCAGCACCACCCGGATGACGTTGCCGTCGTTGGTCGGGTTGACGCCGAGGTCCGAGTCGCGGATGGCCTGCTCGATGTTGCGCATCGCGCTCTTGTCGAAGGGCGTGATGACCGCCATCCGCGGCTCCGGCACGGCGAAGGAGGCGAGCTGGTTGATCGGGGTGAGCGCGCCGTAGTAGTCGGTGACGATCTTGTTGAACATCGCCGGGTGGACCCGGCCGGTACGGATGGCGGCGAAGTCGTCCTTGGCGACGGCGACGCTCTTCTCCATCTTCTCGTCGGCTTCGAGGAGGATCTCTTCGATCACGGTCTGCTCCCTGTCCGGTTGCCCGTGGCGCTCACCGCCCGTGGCGTACTGATAGGCCCCGCCAGGTCCGACGGGGCTCGGTTGACGACTGCTCAGGCCCGGACGGAATCCTGGCTGATGAGTGTGCCGATCTTCTCACTCCTGACGGCGCGAGCGATATTGCCCTCGGTCAGGAGCTCGAAGACCAGGATCGGCAGGCCGTTGTCCTTGCACAGCGTGATCGCGGTCAGGTCGGCCACCTTGAGATCGCGCGAGATCACCTCGGCGTACTCCAGCGCGTCGAACCGCACCGCGTCCGGGTTGGTCTTGGGGTCGGAGTCGTAGACCCCGTCCACACCGTTCTTGCCCATCAGCAGGACCTCGGCGTGGATCTCCAGGGCGCGCTGCACGGCGGTCGTGTCGGTGGAGAAGTACGGCATGCCCATACCGGCGCCGAAGATCACGACGCGGCCCTTCTCCAGGTGCCGGATGGCCCGCAGCGGCAGGTAGGGCTCGGCGACCTGGCCCATCGTGATGGCGGTCTGGACCCGGGTCTCGATGCCTTCCTTCATCAGGAAGTCCTGCAGGGCGAGGCAGTTCATGACGGTGCCCAGCATGCCCATGTAGTCCGAGCGGGCCCGGTCCATGCCGCGCACCTGCAGCTCGGCGCCGCGGAAGAAGTTGCCGCCGCCGATGACCACCGCGACCTCGGTGCCCTGCCGGACCACCGTGGCGATCTCTCGCGCGATCGCGTGGACGACGTCGGGGTCGACGCCGAGCCCGCCCCCGCCGGCGAACGCCTCGCCGGACAGCTTCAGCAGCACCCGACGGCGGGTGCCGTCCGGCGCGGTCTCCTGCGTCTCCTGCATGGACTTCTCCTTCTGCACCTGCTTGGTCACAGGCCCGGGGGTGCTCAGCTCCTGGCCTGCGTGTACACGAGAGGAGGCCACTGCCGCGGGAACCGGTACGGTCTCCTGCACGGCAATGGCCTCCTCGTCGTTCATGGTGCCGACTCACTGGGTCACAGTGGTGGCGGCGATTCCTACCTTAGGCGGGAACCGGGTGAACGTGGCTCAGGCGCCGACGCGGAAGCGGGCGAAGCGCTTGAGGGCGACGCCGTTCTCCTCCAGGACCTTGGCCACGGTCTTCTTGTTGTCCTTCGCGAAGGCCTGCTCCAGCACGGAGTGCTCCTTGACGAAGCCGGTCACGCGACCCTCGACGATCTTCGGCAGGGCAGCCTCCGGCTTGCCCTCCTCGCGAGCGGTGGCCTCGGCGACGCGGCGCTCGTTCTCCAGGTCCTCGGCCGGGATCTCCTCGCGGGACAGGTACTTCGGCGCGAAGGCGGCGATGTGCTGCGCGACGTCCTTGGCGACCTCGGCGTTCTCCTTGTCCAGCTCGACCAGGACGCCGACGGCCGGCGGCAGGTCGGGGCTGGTCTTGTGCAGGTAGACAGCGACGAAGCCGTCACCGGCGAACTGGGCGAAGCGACGGAAGACGATCTTCTCGCCCAGGTTGGCGTTGGCCTCGTCCACGAACTGCTGGACGGTCTTGCCGGCCTCGATCTCGGAAGCCAGGGCGGCGTCCAGGTCGGCCGGGGCGGTCTTGGCGACGTGCGCGGCGATCGCGTCGGCGACGGCGACGAACTTCTCGCCCTTGGCGACGAAGTCGGTCTCGCAGTTCAGCTCGACGAGGACGCCGGACTTCTTGTCCTCGGCGATCACGGCGGCGACGGCACCGTTGGAGGCGTCGCGGCCCTCGCGCTTGGCAACGCCCTTCTGGCCCTTGATACGGAGCAGCTCGACGGCCTTCTGGACGTCGCCCTCGGCCTCGTCGAGCGCCTTCTTGCAGTCCATCATGCCGGCGCCGGTGAGCTCACGGAGCTTCTTGACGTCCGCGGCGGTGAAGTTCGCCATGGTGTGAATCTCTTCTCGCGTCTCGCGTGTCTGCGGGGTGGGTGCGCCGGGGGCCCTGGTCAGGTCCCGGCACGTGGAGAAAGGGGCACCAGCCGGTCGGTACCGGCCGGCTGATGCCCCTCGCCCTCAGTGCGTCAGGCCTGCTCGGCCTCGGCGGCCGGAGCCTCGGCGGCCGGAGCCTCGGCGGCCGGAGCCTCGGCGGCGGGCGCCTCGGCAGCGGGGGCCTCGGCAGCCGGGGCCTCCTCGGCCTTCTGCTCGCCGGTCTTCAGGAGGTCCTGCTCCCAGTCGGCCAGCGGCTGGTCGGCACCCGGCTCGGCCTTGACGTCGCCCTTGGCGACACCGGCACGGGCCTTCAGGCCCTCGGCGACGGCGTCGGCGATCACACGGGTCAGGCGGGTGACGGAGCGGATCGCGTCGTCGTTGCCCGGGATCTTGTAGTCGACCTCGTCGGGGTCGCAGTTGGTGTCGAGGATGGCGACGACCGGGATGTTGAGCTTGCGGGCCTCGCCGACCGCGATGTGCTCCTTCTTGGTGTCCACGATCCACACCGCGCTCGGGACGCGCTGCATGTCGCGGATACCGCCGAGGGTCTTCTCCAGCTTGTCGTGCTCGCGCTGGAGGACCAGGAGCTCCTTCTTGGTCAGGCCGGAACCGGCCACGTCCGAGAAGTCGATCTCGCCGAGCTCCTTGAGGCGCTGCAGCCGCTTGTAGACGGTGGAGAAGTTGGTCAGCATGCCGCCGAGCCAGCGCTGGTTCACGTAGGGCATGCCCACGCGGGTGGCCTGCTCGGCGATGGCCTCCTGGGCCTGCTTCTTGGTGCCGACGAAGAGGATGCTGCCGCCGTGGGCAACGGTCTCCTTGACGAACTCGAAGGCGCGGTCGATGTAGTTCAGCGACTGCAGGAGGTCGATGATGTAGATGCCGTTGCGCTCCGTGAGGATGAAGCGCTTCATCTTCGGGTTCCAGCGGCGGGTCTGGTGACCGAAGTGGACGCCGCTCTCCAGCAGCTCCCGCATCGTGACGACGGCCATGGCCGTGCTCCTTGGGTGTTACGCCCGGCACACCGTTGCTGCCCCTCGGGCACTCGGCGGCTACCGGGTCTGCTCGGTTGTCCGTGCCGGTCGGGTGACCGCCACGCCTGACGCCCCGACGTGCCGAGCCGACCGGGCCTGCGCGGCGGACCGCGCCGGGCTCGGTGGGACCGAGCGGCACTCGCACGGGTGGGGCGGCTGGGCCGGGATTCCACCAGTGGCGGGGCGTGCGAAGTCGACCCGGGACACACCGGGTCGCGTGTGAAGTGTACGGGACGGCCCGCGTGACCGGCGACTCAACGGGTTTCGGGCGCGCTGGACCGGCCTCCGGAGGCCCCCGCGGCACCGGGTTATCCACGGTTATCCACAGGGGCGGGGTTGTCCACAGGTTCGCGGGTGGGCCTTGGCGGGCGGCGGGGTCGGGCGGAACCTCGGTGCCATGACGAACTGTCACCTTTGCTGGCCGGTGCCGCCGCCTCGGGCGCGGTGGGTGGTGGTGCTGCTGATGCTGCTCTTCGTGGTGCTGCTGCCCGGGAACGCGCCACCGGGTGCGGCGGCGCCCGCGGTGGCGCCGGGGGCGGTGGCGCCGGCGGGGCCTGCGGGGCCGGCTCTGGGGGCGGTGGTGGAGGGTGCGGTGGTGGGGGCCGGGCGGGCCTGGCCGGTCGGCGGGCCCCGTGGTGTGCTGCGCCGGTTCGAGGCGCCGCCGCAGCCGTGGGCGCCCGGGCACCGCGGGGTCGACCTGGCCGCCGAACCGGGCGATCAGGTGCGCGCCGCGCTGGCCGGGGTGGTCGCCTTCGCGGGTGAGGTGGCCGGGCGGCCGCTGGTCACCGTGCTGCACCCGGGCACCGGGGATCCGCCGCTGCGCACCAGCTACCTCCCGGTCGCCGACGGCCCGCCGGTCGGCACCGCGGTAGCGGCCGGCGACCCGATCGGGACGCTGGCGGACGGCGACGACCACTGCGGGGGCGGCTGCCTGCACTGGGGGCTGCTGCGCGGGAAGCGGTATCTGGATCCGCTCGCGCTGCTGGGCACCGGGCGGGCCCGCCTGCTCCCGCTGCGGCCGGGGGCCACCGCGCAGGCGTCAACCTCGGCCAGGCCGCCGGGCCACGCGCAGGCGTCAGCGCCGGTCAAGCCACCGGCGCGGGTGACGGCTCAGACGCCCGCCACGCCGCACCGGGCCAGCGTGACGGCGGCGTCCGCGATCTGCTCGCGCTCCGTGGGCGAGCAGTCCGCCGAGCGCCGGACCGCTGCCTCCACCAGGCCCTGCAGCAGCGCCGCGGTCAGCCGCGGCTCCTGGTGGCCCAGTGCGGCCAGGTCCTCGACGACCAGCTCGGTCAGGGCGCCGTGCGCTGTGCGGATCCGGGCTCGCGCCGCCTCGTCCAGCTCCAGCGTGCCGAGGGCGAGCACGGCGCGGTGCCGGGGGTCGCCGGCCAGCGCGAGCTGCCCGCGCACATAGGCCTCCAGGCGGGCGAGCGGATCGTCGGCGGCCGCCATCGCCGCCTCGATCTCGGCGGCCCAGAGCGGCAGGTCGAGCTCGCAGAGCCGTTCCACCACGTCGGTCCGGGAGCGGAAGTACTCGTACACCGAGGAACGGGCCAGCCCGGTGCGGGCGGCCAGCGCGGGGAAGGTCAGCGCCTCGGGGCCGCCCTCGGTCAGCAGCGCGCGGGCCGCGTCCAGCAGGGCGGTGCGCTGCCGCAGGCGGTGCTCGGCCAGGGTGGCGGCTCGGATCTTCGGCACGCCGCCCACTCTACGGAGGCGGCGGCGCCACTGGTCGGAGCGGGTGTGTCGGGCCGCCCCGAGCCGGCCCGGATCACAGTCAGTGCAGGTCGGAGTCAGTGCAGATCGGAGTCAGCGTAGGTCGGAGAGCTTGGCCCGGAGCTGGAGCACGGACTTGGTGTGGATCTGGCTGACCCGACTCTCCGTCACCCCGAGGACCTGTCCGATCTCGGCGAGGGTGAGGCCCTCGTAGTAGTAGAGCGTCACCACGATCTTCTCCCGGTCCGGCAGGGTGTTGATCGCACCGGCGAGCAGCTTGCGCAGTTCGCGGTCCTCGGCGACCACGACCGGGTTCTCGGCGCCGGTGTCCTCCAGCGTGTCCATCAGGCTCAGCCGCTCGCCACCGTCCCCGGCGGGGTGCAGCAGCTCATCCAGCGCCACCACGTTGGCCAGCGAGAGTTGGCTGAAAATCGCGTGCAGCTCTTCGACCGCGATGCCCATCTCGGCCGCCACTTCGGGCTCGCACGGCGTGCGGCGCAGCCGGGCTTCCAGGGCCGCATAGGTCCGTTCGACCGCCTTGGCCTTCTGCCGGATCGACCGGGGGATCCAGTCCAAGGCGCGCAGCTCGTCGATGATCGCTCCGCGAATGCGGCTGATCGCATAGGTCTCGAATTTGATCGCGCGGTCCGGATCGAATTTCTCGATCGCGTCGATCAGGCCGAACACACCGGAGGACACGAAGTCGGCCTGTTCGACGTTCGCCGGCAGGCCGACACCCACCCGGCCGGCCACGTACTTGACCAGCGGCGAGTAGTGGAGGATCAGCTGCTCGCGCAGCTTGGCGTCACCGCTGGCCTTGTAGGACCGCCACAGCGACTCCAGCGCACTGCGCGGAGGTGACGGGGACGGAGGCGGGGGCGCCGGTGCGGGCAGCCGGGCCGGCGGCGTGGTCGCCGGTTCCGCATGGCGCCGCGCACCCCGGCTCGGCGGCGGGACGGAGACCAGGCCGGTCGACGCAGCCCGCTGCCCCGCACTGCCCGCCCCCTCGGCCGTCGCGGGCTTCGCCGGCTGAACGTCGATGCCGGGACGCGCCTCGGTGCCGGATGCCCCCGGGGGCCGGCCGGCACTGGTCGCCCTGTGTCCGGGAATGTGTGTGGGCATACGTGGGTCTGCGCCGTTCTGCCGAGTCATGTGCTGATAGGGAAGCCATAGCGAGCGTAGCGTGATCAGGTCGATGCGCTGCGCTACCACCACCTGGCCGTCGCCCGATCCGGTGGCGTTCACTCCGTTGACCGAACGCCTGCGCCGCACCCCAGCGGGTGTGCGCACCGAGAAGCAGCGACCAGCGCCTTCCGTCGGACGAACACCTTCCGTTGACGGTGCGCCGGCCGTCAGCGGATCACCCTCCAGTGCGACCCCGCCCGCTGGACGAAGCCCAGCGAGCACAGCTCATAGAGCAGCTTGAGCACCTGATCGGATGTCAATCCGGTGCGCCTGGCCAGCTCCTCGGCCGGGGTGCCGGACGGCCCGGCCGGCATCGCCTCCAGCAGTTCGGCGGCCGGCCCGCGCAGCAGGTCGCGCGGCCGTGCCAGCGCCTGGTGCAGCGGTGCCAGGTCGGCACCGATCGAGCCGATCTGCTCGATCACCTCGGCTGCGCTGGTCACCAGCGTCGCACCGCCGCCGCGGATCAGCGCGTGCACCCCGTTGGAGAGCTCCGAGGTGACCGGCCCGCAGATGCCCATGGTGTGCCGGTTCAGCCCGAGCGCGCGCTGCGCCGTGCTGAGCGCACCACTGCGCTGAGCGGCCTCCACCACCACCGTCCCCCGGGTCAGCGCGGCGAGCACCCGGTTGCGCAGCACGAAGCGGAACCGGTTCGGGTGCTCCCCGGGCGGCAGTTCGCCGACCAGCTGGCCCTGCTCGCGGATCCGCTCGATCAGCCCGCTGTTGCCGCGCGGGTAGCGCACATCCACACCGCAGGCCAGCACCGCGACGGTCATCCCGCCGACCGCCAGCGCACCGCGGTGAGCTGCCGCGTCGATGCCGTAGGCCGCCCCCGAGCAGACCACCCAGCCGCGCTCCGCCAGGTCGGCGGAGAGCTCCGCGGCCACCCGGGCGCCGTACTCGGTGCAGGCGCGCGAGCCCACCACCGCGACCGAGCGCAGCGCGAGCAGCCGCAGCGACCCGCTGCCGAGCACCCACAGCCCGGTCGGCATCGCGTCACCGAGGTCCGCCAGTTGGCCCGGCCACTCCGCGTCCCCCGGTGCCAGGAACCGTCCGCCGAGCTCCCGCACCCGGGCGAGGTCCGCGACCGGGTCGGCCTCTGCCAATCGGCGCTGCAGCATGCCCAACCGCTCGGCGGTGAGCCGCAGTTCGCGGTGGCCCGCGCCAACTCGCAGCACTCGCACCAACTCGACGGCCGAGCGGCGACGCAACCAGCGGCCGACCACCGCGTTGCCCGGCTCCACCACCCGACTGAGTGCGACCCGCGCCAACCGCTCCTCCTCGCAGGCCGGCCCGGCCGAGGCACCGCACTCCAGATCGAGCGCCGCCTGCCCCGCCCCACCGGCGCCGGACACCACGGGCGACGACCCATCAGCAGGCACCGCAGCCACCTGGTCCACCCGCGCCAGGTGTTCCGCCCGGCCCTCCGCCGGCTGCCGACCAGCCGTCACAGCAACCCCCCTAGGCCACGCACCCCGCTGGGGAACCCCCGCCGCAGTGCCAGCGCGGTGCGCAGCTCGGCGACCCCGGGCGCGGCCCGGCCGGCCAGGTCGGCCACCGTCCAGGCGACTCGCAGCACCCGGTCCAGGCCGCGCGCCGTGAGCAGGCCGCGGTCCATCTCGCGCTCCACCTCGGTCAGCGCTCCCTGGTCCGGTCGCCACCGGGTGCGCAGCTCGCGCCCGGGCACCTGGGAGTTGGTCCGCCAGGGCGTGCCGGTGTACCGGTGCGCGGCACGCTCCCGGGCCGCCCTCACCCGCGCCGCCACCACCTCGGTGCGCTCCGCACGCCGGTCCCGCTCCAGCAACTCGCCCTTGGTGACCGGCTCGACCTGCACCCGCAGGTCCACCCGGTCCAACAGCGGCCCGGAGAGCCGCCCTTGGTACCGGCTCACCATCACCGGCGTGCAGTCGCACCCCTCACCGCGGCGCGAATACCGCCCGCAGGGGCAGGGGTTGGCCGCCAGGCAGAGCAGGAAGTTGGCCGGCAGCCGCAGCGACCCGGCGGACCGGGCGATCACCACCTCGCCGGACTCCAGCGGCTGCCGCAGCGCGTCCAGCACCCGGACCGGGAACTCCGGTGCCTCGTCAAGGAACAGCACCCCTCGGTGTGCCAGCGAGACCGCGCCCGGGCGGGGCAGTCCGCTGCCACCGCCGACGATCGCGGGCATGGTGGTGGAATGGTGCGGGGCGCAGTACGGCGGCAGGTCGACCAGCGGGCGACCGGGCGGCAGCAGACCCGCCACCGAGTGCACCGCCGTCACCTCCAGCGCCTCGGTCGTGGTGAGCGGCGGCAGCAGGCCGGGCAGGCGTTCGGCGAGCATGGTCTTGCCGGCGCCCGGCGGCCCCTTGAGGTAGATGTGGTGCCCGCCGGCGGCGGCGATCTCCAGCGCCCGCCGGGCCTCGAACTGCCCGGCGACATCGCCCATGTCGGGGCCGAACTCGGCGTCAGCGGTGCTGCGCCGCACCGCCGCGCCGGGCAGCAGCAGCCCGGCCATCAGCGGATCGGGCCCGCCGACCGCAGCGTCCGGCGGCTCATCGGGCACCGGTGCGTCGGTGAGCAGCGCGATCAGCTGGCGCAGGCTGCGCACCCCGAGCACCGAGACGCCGGGCACCAGGGCGGCCTCGGCGGCGGTCTGCTCGGCGACCACCACCTGCTTGTATCCGGCATCGGCGGCGGCCAGCACCGAGGGCAGAACCCCGCGCACCGGGCGGACCCGGCCGTCCAGCCCCAGCTCCCCGATGATCAGCAGATCGGCGATGGCCGGCGGAGGCAGCCGCTCGGCGGCGGCGAGCACCGCGCAGGCCACCGCGAGGTCGAAGCCGCTGCCGCTCTTGGGGACCGAGGCCGGGCTGAGCCCGACGGTGAGCTTGCGCTGCGGCCAGGACTCGCCGCTGTTGACCACGGCGGCCCGCACCCGATCACGGGCCTCGCTGAGCGCCTTGTCCGGCAGTCCGACCAGGGTGAACGCGGCGACGCCCGGTTCCAGGTCGGCCTGGACCTCGACCACCACGCCGTCCACCCCGACCAGGGCCACCGAGCACGTCCGGGCGAAGGCCATTCAGACCACCCCCCGCAGGTGCTCGACCCGGGCCGCTCCCCGGGCCCGGCTGACCACCGCGACCAGGTCGATCCGCACCCCGCCGGGCGGCAGCGGCGCCGGTCCGGGCACCGCGACCTCGGCCAGCCGGGCGAAGTGGGCCGGCCAGCGCTCGCTGAGCCAGCGCTCGGCGAGCACCCGCAACCGCTCACCGCGAGTCTGGTCCAGCGCCTCTTCGGGCCGTTGGAACCCTTGCTCGGAGCGGGTCTTGACCTCGCAGACGGCTACCGTGTCGCCCTCCAGGGCGACGATGTCCAGCTCGCCCTGGCGACAGCGCCAGTTGCGCTCCAGGATCCGCAGGCCGTCCCGCTCCAGGCGACGGGCGGCCACCTCCTCGCCGTACCGGCCGAGGGCCTGCTGTGCGTTCCGCACGGCGATCACCTCCGCTACGGAGAGTGCCGCGCCGCCCCCTGATGGTCCATCAGCTTCCGCGAAGCTGTGGATAACCCGCCCCCTGTGGACAACCGTGCCGCCGCCCGGAGACAGCGGCCGCAACGGTCCGAGGCCGCCTGACGACCGAAGACGGCTGAAGACGACCGCTGAAGACTACTGAAGACCACTGAAGACCACTGAAGACCGCGACACCCGGAGACAATCGCTGCGCCCAACACAGTCGCCGCGCCCAGAAACCGCACTGCCGCCCGGAGGCGCCCGAGGGCCGGGTCAGCTACCGAACCCCGCGTCGTCCGACGGCAGCTCCAGGTCGCT
Protein-coding regions in this window:
- the rlmN gene encoding 23S rRNA (adenine(2503)-C(2))-methyltransferase RlmN — its product is MPAPGELTFVAPRGAKPPRHLADLSPAERKAAVADLGEQPFRAKQLANHYFGRLSNDPAGWTDIPAASRAKLTEQLLPELMSVVRHVSCDNDATRKTLWKLFDGTLVESVLMRYPDRVTMCISSQAGCGMNCPFCATGQAGLTRNLSTAEIVEQIASGMRALKSGDIPGGEARLSNVVFMGMGEPLANYNRVLAAIRRLTDPAPDGFGLSQRGITVSTVGLVPAMHKFADEGLSCRLALSLHAPDDELRDELVPVNTRWKVSEVLEAAWYYAEKSGRRVSIEYALIKDINDQAWRADLLGRLIKNHRVHVNLIPLNPTPGSKWTASRPEDEREFVRRLESHGVPTTVRDTRGQEIDGACGQLAAAG
- a CDS encoding phosphatidate cytidylyltransferase; the encoded protein is MAQSEPQQPPKQRGGRNLPAAIGVGLSLGVVIIISLFVVKVLFLIVVVAAASVGVKELTSRLAERKGIEVPLPPLLLGGLAMLTSAYWIGLQGAAASLALTALALMIWRMSRPPEDYLRDITAGVFTAFYVPFLASFVAVMLSAHDGPQRIVLFLVVTICSDTGAYAVGYKFGRTKLAPTISPGKTREGLAGGIGLSMLAGALLMSWLIDGGHWWQGLILGGCAAVIATIGDLAESMIKRDLGIKDMGTLLPGHGGIMDRLDSLLPTAPVVWLLLTAFVGG
- the frr gene encoding ribosome recycling factor, whose protein sequence is MIEEILLEADEKMEKSVAVAKDDFAAIRTGRVHPAMFNKIVTDYYGALTPINQLASFAVPEPRMAVITPFDKSAMRNIEQAIRDSDLGVNPTNDGNVIRVVLPQLTEERRKEYIKQARGKGEDAKVSMRAIRRKAKDSLDKLVKDKEAGEDEVRRAEKELDDLTAKYVAAIDELLKHKESELLEV
- the pyrH gene encoding UMP kinase, which produces MQETQETAPDGTRRRVLLKLSGEAFAGGGGLGVDPDVVHAIAREIATVVRQGTEVAVVIGGGNFFRGAELQVRGMDRARSDYMGMLGTVMNCLALQDFLMKEGIETRVQTAITMGQVAEPYLPLRAIRHLEKGRVVIFGAGMGMPYFSTDTTAVQRALEIHAEVLLMGKNGVDGVYDSDPKTNPDAVRFDALEYAEVISRDLKVADLTAITLCKDNGLPILVFELLTEGNIARAVRSEKIGTLISQDSVRA
- the tsf gene encoding translation elongation factor Ts, coding for MANFTAADVKKLRELTGAGMMDCKKALDEAEGDVQKAVELLRIKGQKGVAKREGRDASNGAVAAVIAEDKKSGVLVELNCETDFVAKGEKFVAVADAIAAHVAKTAPADLDAALASEIEAGKTVQQFVDEANANLGEKIVFRRFAQFAGDGFVAVYLHKTSPDLPPAVGVLVELDKENAEVAKDVAQHIAAFAPKYLSREEIPAEDLENERRVAEATAREEGKPEAALPKIVEGRVTGFVKEHSVLEQAFAKDNKKTVAKVLEENGVALKRFARFRVGA
- the rpsB gene encoding 30S ribosomal protein S2, with protein sequence MAVVTMRELLESGVHFGHQTRRWNPKMKRFILTERNGIYIIDLLQSLNYIDRAFEFVKETVAHGGSILFVGTKKQAQEAIAEQATRVGMPYVNQRWLGGMLTNFSTVYKRLQRLKELGEIDFSDVAGSGLTKKELLVLQREHDKLEKTLGGIRDMQRVPSAVWIVDTKKEHIAVGEARKLNIPVVAILDTNCDPDEVDYKIPGNDDAIRSVTRLTRVIADAVAEGLKARAGVAKGDVKAEPGADQPLADWEQDLLKTGEQKAEEAPAAEAPAAEAPAAEAPAAEAPAAEAPAAEAEQA
- a CDS encoding TetR/AcrR family transcriptional regulator is translated as MAEHRLRQRTALLDAARALLTEGGPEALTFPALAARTGLARSSVYEYFRSRTDVVERLCELDLPLWAAEIEAAMAAADDPLARLEAYVRGQLALAGDPRHRAVLALGTLELDEAARARIRTAHGALTELVVEDLAALGHQEPRLTAALLQGLVEAAVRRSADCSPTEREQIADAAVTLARCGVAGV